The Pseudomonas sp. LFM046 region TTGGCTGGCCTGGGGCAGGGGAGCGGTGGCGGGTTTCTGGGCCGGGGCTTCGGCGCAGGAGGCTATCAGGGTCAGAGCGGAGGCCACGGCCAGGCGACGGAATATCAGGCCGGGGGCTGGGGCGTTGAACATGCGCGGTTCTCGGACAGACGAATCAAGCCGCGACCTTAACACGTCTCGCCACTTTCAGGCGGCCATAAGCGACGAAGCCTCCCAATCGTGGGAGGCTTCGCGGCGGTAGCTGCCTTTGCCTTTCAGGGGCTTCTCCTGGCGGCAGCGGAAGAGTGGTTGGGCTACCAGGGACTTTGCGCGGTTGTGTGCGCCTTTGTTGCGTTTCTTGGCCATGGCCGATGATCCTCGATTGGCGTCCGCACCAGTGCGGGCGCGCGAATCATCGGCTTCTGCTCAGAAAATGTCCAGTCACTCGGCGGAGAGGGGTAGACGCTGGCCGGCCAATAGCAAGGAGAGGCGTGCGAGGCCGTTCCAGGGATCACCCGGAGCCTGGCCCTTGATCTGTGCGTCGATGCGCTGGGCGTCTTGCAGCATCTGGTTCCAGCGGGAGGCTGGATGGCGCTGCAGGGCGCGGCTGACCAGCGGGCGGCGCTTGTCCCAGACCGGCGGGCGAGCAGCGGCGAAGGCCTTTTCCAGTGGCACGCCCTGGCTGTACTGCTGGGCAAGACCCGCCAGCAGGCGCAGTTCGCGAGCCAGGGCCCAGAGGATCACCGGAGGCTCTACGCCCTCGCCACGCAGCCCTTCCAGGGTCCGCAGGGTGTGGGCCGGCTCGCCATTGAGTGCGGCGTCGATCAGGCCGAAAACGTCGAAGCGGGCGCTGTCAGCCACTGCCGCCTGAACGGTGGCGGCATCCACTTGGCCACCCTCGGCCAGCAACTTGAGTTTTTCGATTTCCTGGGCGGCCGCCAGGAGGTTGCCTTCCACCCGCGCGGCGATCAGGTCCACGGCTTCCTGGTTGGCGGCCAGACCGGCCTGAGCCAGGCGCTGGCGAATCCACTGGGGCAGGTTGTGGGCTTCGATCGGCCAGATCTGGATGAACTGGGCGTCCGCGCCGTCGATCAGGGCCTTGGCCCATTTGGTCTTCTGGGTACTGCCGTCGAGCTTGGGCAGGCTCAGCAGCAGTACGGTGTCTTCCGGTGGGCGGGAGAGGTACTCCAGCAGCGCGGCGGCGCCCTTGTCCCCCGGCTTCCCCGAAGGCAGACGAACTTCCAACAGGCGTTTCTCGGCGAACAGCGAGAGGCTGGCGCCCGCTTCCAGCAGCAGGCCCCAGTCGAAGTTGGCTTCGGCGTTGAACACCTGGCGCTCGCTGAAATCCCGCGCACGGACGCTGGCGCGAATGGCGTCGCAGGCTTCCTGGCAGAGTAGTGGTTCGTCGCCACTGACGACGTAGACCGGTGCCAGTTGGCCCTGCAGGTGTTTGCCCAGTTGTGCGGGGTTGAGTTTCATAGGCGCAAATGACCGGGGCCGCTGGTGCGGCCCCGTGTACTCACTGGATGGGCAGTTGCAGCGGAGACTGCTGCGGTTGCTGGGCCTGTTCGGCCCTGCGCGCGGCTTCCTCCGCTTCGGCTTCGGCCTTGGCCTTGGCTTCGGCGGTCTGCTGAAGCTGATCCAGTTGGGTCGGGGTGATCAACTGCAGGCGCATGACGATCTGCTGAACCATTTCCTGGTGCATTTCCTGGCGCAGTTGCGCAGCTTCCTGGTCGGAACCGATCAGGTTGTTGCTGTCGTGTACGTAGTACTTCTGCACGGACAGTTGGTCGTTCATCAGCAACATGTCGTTGCTGCCGCGGATTTCGTATTTCAGCGTCTGGGTCAGCTCGTACTCGGCGCTTCGAGCGGAGCTGGTGTAGGTGGCCGCCCGCTGGCTCTCGGCCTCGTTGGTCAGCACCAGCGTGTAGGGAGCGCCGGCATGGACTTTGACCTTGTTGTCTTCCAGCGCCTTGCGCACATCCTTGACGGTCTGGCCGTATTGGTTGCGGGCAGTGACATCCAGTTCGGTCAGGGCGAACTCGGCGTCGACCGTGCCGCGCAGCTGGAAGCCGCACGCGCTCAGTAGTGCGCTGAGGCCCAGGACCAGCAGATTCCGTTTCATCATTTCTTGCGTTCCCCTTGCGTGCAGTCCGGCGCCGCTCCCGGAGGAGCAACGCCGGCTTCCATCAGTTGGCGACAATGTTGACCAGTTTGCCCGGCACCACGATGACCTTGCGAATGGTCAGGCCATCGGTGAAGCGCAGCACGTTCTCGTTGCCACGCGCGGCGGCTTCCACCGCTTCGCGGCTGGCGTCGGCCGGCACTTCGATGTGGCCGCGCAGCTTGCCGTTGACCTGTACCACCAGTTGCAGGCTGTCCTGCACCAGGGCGGCTTCGTCCACGACCGGCCAGGCGGCATCGATGACGGCATCGGCATGGCCCAGCTCGCGCCACAGTACGTGGCTGATGTGCGGGGTGATGGGGGCCAGCAGCAGTGCCACGGATTCCAGGCCTTCCTGGAGGAGGGCGCGGTCTTCGGCGCTGGCCTGCGGGGCCTTTTCCAGCACGTTCATCAGGGTCATCACGGCCGCGATGGCGGTGTTGAACTTGTGGAACTGGCCAACGTCCTGGCTGGCCTGGCGGATGGCCAGGTGGATAGCGCGATGTACGGCCTTCTGCTCGTCGTTCAGGGCACTGCGGTCCAGGGCGGCCGGCAGGCCAGCGGCGACGTGGCTCTGGGCAAGGCGCCAGACGCGGCGGAGGAAGCGGCTGGCACCTTCGACGCCGGAGTCGGACCACTCCAGGCTCATGTCCGGCGGCGAAGCGAACATCATGAACAGGCGGCAGGTGTCGGCACCGTACTGGTCGATCATGGCCTGAGGGTCGACGCCGTTGTTCTTCGACTTCGACATCTTTTCGGTGCCACCGATTTCCACGGGCAGGCCGTCGGTCTTCAGGCGAGCGCCGATGATCTTGGCCTTGGCGTCACGCTCAACCTCGACGTCGGCCGGGTTGAACCAGTCCTTGCCGCCGTTGGAAGCGGTGCGGTAGTAGGTTTCGGCGACCACCATGCCCTGGGTGAGCAGGTTCTTGAACGGCTCGTCGGAGCTGACCAGGCCTTCGTCGCGCATCAGCTTGTGGAAGAAACGCGCGTAGAGCAGGTGAAGGATGGCGTGCTCGATGCCGCCGATGTACTGGTCGACGGGCAGCCAGTGGTTGGCAGCGGCCGGATCGACCATGCCCTTGTCGTAGTTCGGCGAGGCGTAGCGGGCGAAGTACCAGGAGCTTTCCACGAAGGTGTCCATGGTGTCGGTTTCGCGCTTGGCCGCAGTGCCGCATTTCGGGCAGGTGCAGCTGTAGAACTCGGGCATCTTGGCCAGCGGGCTGCCGGCGCCGTCCGGCACCACGTCTTCAGGCAGCACTAC contains the following coding sequences:
- the lptE gene encoding LPS assembly lipoprotein LptE, which encodes MMKRNLLVLGLSALLSACGFQLRGTVDAEFALTELDVTARNQYGQTVKDVRKALEDNKVKVHAGAPYTLVLTNEAESQRAATYTSSARSAEYELTQTLKYEIRGSNDMLLMNDQLSVQKYYVHDSNNLIGSDQEAAQLRQEMHQEMVQQIVMRLQLITPTQLDQLQQTAEAKAKAEAEAEEAARRAEQAQQPQQSPLQLPIQ
- the holA gene encoding DNA polymerase III subunit delta codes for the protein MKLNPAQLGKHLQGQLAPVYVVSGDEPLLCQEACDAIRASVRARDFSERQVFNAEANFDWGLLLEAGASLSLFAEKRLLEVRLPSGKPGDKGAAALLEYLSRPPEDTVLLLSLPKLDGSTQKTKWAKALIDGADAQFIQIWPIEAHNLPQWIRQRLAQAGLAANQEAVDLIAARVEGNLLAAAQEIEKLKLLAEGGQVDAATVQAAVADSARFDVFGLIDAALNGEPAHTLRTLEGLRGEGVEPPVILWALARELRLLAGLAQQYSQGVPLEKAFAAARPPVWDKRRPLVSRALQRHPASRWNQMLQDAQRIDAQIKGQAPGDPWNGLARLSLLLAGQRLPLSAE
- the arfA gene encoding alternative ribosome rescue factor ArfA; translation: MAKKRNKGAHNRAKSLVAQPLFRCRQEKPLKGKGSYRREASHDWEASSLMAA